The window ATGGCGTCAGCGGTGGTGCTGTCCGCATAGAGCGGGATTTTTTCTTCGCGGCGCAAGCTCAGGGGACGAACGTCATCCAGGCCGAGGATGTGGTCGGCATGGGAATGAGTGTAGAGAACAGCGTCCAGCCGGGTGATTTTTTCGCGGATCGCCTGCTGCCGAAAGTCCGGCGTGGTATCAATCAGCACGCAGCGGCCGTCATATTCCACCATCACGGAAGGCCGCGTGCGCTGGTCATGCGGGTCGATGGAACCGCACACCCGGCAGGTGCAGCCGATGGTGGGCACGCCCATGGACGTGCCGCTGCCCAGCACGGTAAGCGTCGCCTTCATTTTTGTGGAGGCGCCGTTTCTGCCGGCGGGTTCGCAGCGCGTTTGGCGATGGCGTTGGTGAGTTCAATCCACGCCATTCTCAGTTCGAACAGAACGTTCTGCAGCAGAGTCAGTTCGCGGTCGTTGAGATTGCCTACAGTTTTGTCATGCAAAATGGTGAGCGAATCTATGGTCTGGCGCGCCCCGATGATATCCACGCTGGGCGGCTCGCCTTCTGAGCGCACGGCGCCCATCTGGATGAGCGCGCTCATGTAGAACGACTCCACCACCTTATCGAAAGTCATCTCCGGATAACCGCCTTGCGCGCCCAGCTTGGCGGCGAAGAGGTCATCCAGCTTCTTGCCGGAGGCCTTGTAGGCTTCATGCTGTTCAAGCTGTTCTTCCACGGCGGGCGCTTCCGGCATGGCTTCTTCTTCGCCCGCCCCCGGCGTTGTGCCGTCGCCCTGCGCGCCTTCTGCCGGTGGAGGTGCGGTTGCGGCCGGCGGCGACGCGGCTTTGGCGGCTGCTTCGGCCTCGGCTTCTTCCCGCGCTCCCGCAGAGTCGGGGCGCAATTCGCCTTCGTCGCCAAAGCGGCGTCGATCACTTACCACAAAGTCCTGCTTCTTTTCGGTCATACTCCCTCGATTCGATTAGATTGCAAACGGCAGCACAACGATTCGTGCCTGATGGCCGTTCAAG is drawn from Terriglobia bacterium and contains these coding sequences:
- a CDS encoding DUF1844 domain-containing protein, with product MTEKKQDFVVSDRRRFGDEGELRPDSAGAREEAEAEAAAKAASPPAATAPPPAEGAQGDGTTPGAGEEEAMPEAPAVEEQLEQHEAYKASGKKLDDLFAAKLGAQGGYPEMTFDKVVESFYMSALIQMGAVRSEGEPPSVDIIGARQTIDSLTILHDKTVGNLNDRELTLLQNVLFELRMAWIELTNAIAKRAANPPAETAPPQK